The following proteins are encoded in a genomic region of Ostrea edulis chromosome 7, xbOstEdul1.1, whole genome shotgun sequence:
- the LOC125654600 gene encoding uncharacterized protein LOC125654600 isoform X2, producing the protein MMSGGQDLGVDLEKEKFINAQKWLHLKWNNLRKRDEQRECGKRETDVKNEQTTDQDKPPPVPPRRSRSNKKFLSNSWSHNAQREWKGNPENCEGVPNTSVGQTRTEWGSPQFTRVSNPDESLVTDTHEQCNLDLAIGQLQVNVTDTSPRVKPRLMTSRSSSSLINPRDCATENFHEFRRRLSAKTDVINRGDFYSGLTSTNSDKNLNSIPNTSDLPDLRRSPNSWPRLLMNPVESTEADEICDHVNSLDAAKNDKSVARSKSLNDTVSREQSQIRGYRPHSFNGLRDRGLLTDTGTIDSAPARMDTSTVMRPPKFEKRFYKTLNSAVDISRENNLQTDSELRAVYGGMLDFETGSVNILPSPRVSPDIFHDIPGFAVTSESDDNSDLGDSLTSGPLLHLQKGQQFLAVPRKSHRGRMRHTSASASCSEESDNEPSPPLSRRGRRAAIVDTKNVGDVSPTNLSPEGSPSNSCDEGEPRSFNGRPARHRSSLETDMYTHPGDLLVTDHHRKLLKRNTISEFPPNRSYSALTTQNDDSKKGRQSSFSLLKLMRSRSKEAVAKLEDVLTNMKPSEFKDNHLLAYKTLHWSELIANTDTHSDKTSEPPLLTDVERKRREAVWELFQSECVFLVNHLMVLKHCFMEPLKKCQVEGHLMYAEPEDLFGNLDELCYVSYTFCKDFIATLVKAMSSTEFGSTTALLKAFDRFSSHSKDGDVYHTYCLNYTNALTYLERLRRNDDFNEFEKACCQDPRCQRLKLTDLLVAPLQHCTKLPLLLSNIRKYTGAEDEVEKLTESIARVETSLQKMEDKMKWAKNYERVQEIARQLSWPPVTDLDPRVFIPEYLRSTLSKQPCERLLAACVDRQLLREGQLALIESTKMIDVYLFLFDDILLLTRLKKSAKKKQQASGGDSKAPSSGDKCLYTVYKQPISLDRICVHDIPPTEVVANGIKSAFVLVQISRYQQIIGVFTLQCTNDAAKLKWIDKIREAKDGLEEVVTRRRTNDSGNRSKT; encoded by the exons AGAGAGATGAACAGAGGGAGTGTGGAAAGAGAGAAACAGATGTCAAGAACGAACAGACGACAGACCAAGACAAACCGCCTCCAGTTCCTCctcgaaggtcaaggtcaaataaaaaatttctTAGCAACAGTTGGTCCCATAATGCGCAACGAGAATGGAAAGGAAATCCGGAAAATTGCGAAGGTGTTCCGAACACGAGTGTGGGGCAAACCCGAACGGAGTGGGGCTCCCCTCAGTTTACACGGGTTTCTAATCCCGATGAGAGTTTGGTTACCGATACGCACGAACAATGTAATCTTGACCTTGCCATTGGTCAACTTCAGGTCAATGTGACAGACACTAGTCCACGTGTGAAACCCCGCCTTATGACCTCGAGGTCATCGAGTTCACTAATCAACCCGAGAGACTGTGCTACCGAGAACTTTCACGAGTTTCGAAGACGGCTGTCTGCCAAGACTGACGTTATAAATAGAGGGGACTTTTATTCCGGACTAACATCAACgaattctgataaaaatttaaattcaattccAAATACCTCAGATTTGCCAGATCTCCGACGGTCCCCGAACTCTTGGCCTCGTCTTCTAATGAACCCAGTGGAAAGTACAGAAGCCGATGAAATTTGCGATCATGTGAATTCCTTGGACGCTGCAAAAAATGACAAAAGTGTGGCGAGATCCAAAAGTTTGAATGACACAGTGTCACGAGAACAAAGTCAGATTCGCGGCTACAGACCGCATTCATTTAACGGACTACGTGATAGAGGACTGTTGACAGATACAGGCACTATTGATTCTGCTCCAGCGCGGATGGATACCTCGACAGTAATGAGACCTCCGAAATTTGAGAAAAGATTTTACAAAACCTTGAACAG tgctGTTGATATTTCGCGCGAAAACAATTTGCAGACGGATTCCGAGTTGCGCGCGGTGTATGGCGGGATGCTGGACTTTGAGACCGGCTCTGTCAACATTCTACCATCTCCTCGTGTGTCACCCGACATATTCCATGACATTCCAGGATTTGCCGTGACGTCAGAATCGGATGATAACTCGG ATCTAGGCGATTCCCTGACCAGTGGTCCCCTGTTACACTTACAGAAAGGACAACAATTCCTCGCCGTGCCCAGAAAA TCACACAGAGGGAGAATGCGGCATACTTCAGCAAGTGCGAGCTGTTCCGAGGAGAGTGATAATGAACCCTCCCCGCCATTATCACGTAGAGGTCGAAGGGCGGCGATCGTGGATACAAAG AATGTTGGCGATGTATCTCCGACAAATCTCTCACCAGAAGGTTCCCCGTCGAATTCGTGTGATGAAGGCGAACCGCGCAG CTTTAACGGTCGACCTGCTCGTCATCGTTCTTCGTTGGAGACAGATATGTACACACATCCGGGTGATTTATTAGTCACAgatcatcaccggaagttacttAAAAGAAACACCATCTCCGAATTTCCTCCCAACCGCAGTTACTCCGCACTTACCACTCAAAATGATG atTCGAAAAAAGGGCGTCAATCTTCGTTTTCTCTCCTCAAACTT ATGCGCTCTCGGAGTAAAGAGGCTGTTGCGAAGCTTGAAGACGTTCTGACCAATATGAAGCCCAGCGAGTTTAAGGACAACCACCTCCTGGCCTATAAA ACATTGCATTGGTCTGAGCTGATAGCTAACACCGATACACACAGCGACAAGACAAGCGAACCGCCACTCTTAACGGATGTGGAGAGGAAGCGCCGCGAGGCAGTGTGGGAATTATTCCAAAGCGAATGTGTGTTCCTGGTGAACCATTTGATGGTCCTTAAGCAC TGTTTTATGGAGCCGCTAAAAAAGTGTCAGGTGGAAGGGCATTTAATGTACGCCGAGCCCGAAGATTTGTTTGGTAACCTGGATGAATTGTGCTAT GTTAGTTATACATTTTGTAAAGACTTCATTGCAACTTTGGTCAAGGCTATGAGTTCTACAGAATTCGGTAGTACCACTGCCCTCCTAAAGGCCTTTGATAGG TTCTCTTCACATTCCAAAGATGGTGACGTTTACCACACATATTGCTTGAATTACACGAATGCCTTGACGTATTTGGAACGTTTGCGGAGAAACGACGACTTCAACGAATTTGAGAAG GCATGTTGTCAAGATCCACGGTGCCAGCGATTGAAACTGACAGATCTTCTGGTGGCGCCATTACAGCATTGTACGAAACTACCTCTGTTGCTTAGCAATATTCGGAAATATACAGGCGCGGAGGATGAAGTGGAGAAATTAACAGAGTCTATAGCAAGAGTGGAAACGTCACTGC aaaaGATGGAGGACAAGATGAAATGGGCGAAAAATTACGAGAGAGTTCAGGAAATCGCCCGGCAGTTGTCATGGCCGCCGGTCACTGACCTGGATCCGAGAGTATTCATTCCAGAG TACCTAAGGTCTACGTTATCAAAACAACCTTGTGAACGCCTCCTGGCGGCTTGTGTAGACCGACAGCTTCTTCGTGAAGGGCAGCTAGCTTTAATAG AATCTACGAAGATGATTGACGTGTACCTATTTTTGTTTGATGATATTTTATTACTTACTCGGCTGAAAAAGTCTGCCAAAAAA AAACAGCAGGCATCTGGGGGTGATTCCAAGGCCCCGAGCTCAGGGGATAAATGTCTTTACACGGTGTACAAACAACCCATTTCCCTGGATCGGATCTGTGTACACGACATCCCACCAACAGAGGTCGTGG
- the LOC125654600 gene encoding uncharacterized protein LOC125654600 isoform X3: MSSHEVNFICTEDLLWEKPHVMITERDEQRECGKRETDVKNEQTTDQDKPPPVPPRRSRSNKKFLSNSWSHNAQREWKGNPENCEGVPNTSVGQTRTEWGSPQFTRVSNPDESLVTDTHEQCNLDLAIGQLQVNVTDTSPRVKPRLMTSRSSSSLINPRDCATENFHEFRRRLSAKTDVINRGDFYSGLTSTNSDKNLNSIPNTSDLPDLRRSPNSWPRLLMNPVESTEADEICDHVNSLDAAKNDKSVARSKSLNDTVSREQSQIRGYRPHSFNGLRDRGLLTDTGTIDSAPARMDTSTVMRPPKFEKRFYKTLNSAVDISRENNLQTDSELRAVYGGMLDFETGSVNILPSPRVSPDIFHDIPGFAVTSESDDNSDLGDSLTSGPLLHLQKGQQFLAVPRKSHRGRMRHTSASASCSEESDNEPSPPLSRRGRRAAIVDTKNVGDVSPTNLSPEGSPSNSCDEGEPRSFNGRPARHRSSLETDMYTHPGDLLVTDHHRKLLKRNTISEFPPNRSYSALTTQNDDSKKGRQSSFSLLKLMRSRSKEAVAKLEDVLTNMKPSEFKDNHLLAYKTLHWSELIANTDTHSDKTSEPPLLTDVERKRREAVWELFQSECVFLVNHLMVLKHCFMEPLKKCQVEGHLMYAEPEDLFGNLDELCYVSYTFCKDFIATLVKAMSSTEFGSTTALLKAFDRFSSHSKDGDVYHTYCLNYTNALTYLERLRRNDDFNEFEKACCQDPRCQRLKLTDLLVAPLQHCTKLPLLLSNIRKYTGAEDEVEKLTESIARVETSLQKMEDKMKWAKNYERVQEIARQLSWPPVTDLDPRVFIPEYLRSTLSKQPCERLLAACVDRQLLREGQLALIESTKMIDVYLFLFDDILLLTRLKKSAKKKQQASGGDSKAPSSGDKCLYTVYKQPISLDRICVHDIPPTEVVANGIKSAFVLVQISRYQQIIGVFTLQCTNDAAKLKWIDKIREAKDGLEEVVTRRRTNDSGNRSKT, from the exons AGAGAGATGAACAGAGGGAGTGTGGAAAGAGAGAAACAGATGTCAAGAACGAACAGACGACAGACCAAGACAAACCGCCTCCAGTTCCTCctcgaaggtcaaggtcaaataaaaaatttctTAGCAACAGTTGGTCCCATAATGCGCAACGAGAATGGAAAGGAAATCCGGAAAATTGCGAAGGTGTTCCGAACACGAGTGTGGGGCAAACCCGAACGGAGTGGGGCTCCCCTCAGTTTACACGGGTTTCTAATCCCGATGAGAGTTTGGTTACCGATACGCACGAACAATGTAATCTTGACCTTGCCATTGGTCAACTTCAGGTCAATGTGACAGACACTAGTCCACGTGTGAAACCCCGCCTTATGACCTCGAGGTCATCGAGTTCACTAATCAACCCGAGAGACTGTGCTACCGAGAACTTTCACGAGTTTCGAAGACGGCTGTCTGCCAAGACTGACGTTATAAATAGAGGGGACTTTTATTCCGGACTAACATCAACgaattctgataaaaatttaaattcaattccAAATACCTCAGATTTGCCAGATCTCCGACGGTCCCCGAACTCTTGGCCTCGTCTTCTAATGAACCCAGTGGAAAGTACAGAAGCCGATGAAATTTGCGATCATGTGAATTCCTTGGACGCTGCAAAAAATGACAAAAGTGTGGCGAGATCCAAAAGTTTGAATGACACAGTGTCACGAGAACAAAGTCAGATTCGCGGCTACAGACCGCATTCATTTAACGGACTACGTGATAGAGGACTGTTGACAGATACAGGCACTATTGATTCTGCTCCAGCGCGGATGGATACCTCGACAGTAATGAGACCTCCGAAATTTGAGAAAAGATTTTACAAAACCTTGAACAG tgctGTTGATATTTCGCGCGAAAACAATTTGCAGACGGATTCCGAGTTGCGCGCGGTGTATGGCGGGATGCTGGACTTTGAGACCGGCTCTGTCAACATTCTACCATCTCCTCGTGTGTCACCCGACATATTCCATGACATTCCAGGATTTGCCGTGACGTCAGAATCGGATGATAACTCGG ATCTAGGCGATTCCCTGACCAGTGGTCCCCTGTTACACTTACAGAAAGGACAACAATTCCTCGCCGTGCCCAGAAAA TCACACAGAGGGAGAATGCGGCATACTTCAGCAAGTGCGAGCTGTTCCGAGGAGAGTGATAATGAACCCTCCCCGCCATTATCACGTAGAGGTCGAAGGGCGGCGATCGTGGATACAAAG AATGTTGGCGATGTATCTCCGACAAATCTCTCACCAGAAGGTTCCCCGTCGAATTCGTGTGATGAAGGCGAACCGCGCAG CTTTAACGGTCGACCTGCTCGTCATCGTTCTTCGTTGGAGACAGATATGTACACACATCCGGGTGATTTATTAGTCACAgatcatcaccggaagttacttAAAAGAAACACCATCTCCGAATTTCCTCCCAACCGCAGTTACTCCGCACTTACCACTCAAAATGATG atTCGAAAAAAGGGCGTCAATCTTCGTTTTCTCTCCTCAAACTT ATGCGCTCTCGGAGTAAAGAGGCTGTTGCGAAGCTTGAAGACGTTCTGACCAATATGAAGCCCAGCGAGTTTAAGGACAACCACCTCCTGGCCTATAAA ACATTGCATTGGTCTGAGCTGATAGCTAACACCGATACACACAGCGACAAGACAAGCGAACCGCCACTCTTAACGGATGTGGAGAGGAAGCGCCGCGAGGCAGTGTGGGAATTATTCCAAAGCGAATGTGTGTTCCTGGTGAACCATTTGATGGTCCTTAAGCAC TGTTTTATGGAGCCGCTAAAAAAGTGTCAGGTGGAAGGGCATTTAATGTACGCCGAGCCCGAAGATTTGTTTGGTAACCTGGATGAATTGTGCTAT GTTAGTTATACATTTTGTAAAGACTTCATTGCAACTTTGGTCAAGGCTATGAGTTCTACAGAATTCGGTAGTACCACTGCCCTCCTAAAGGCCTTTGATAGG TTCTCTTCACATTCCAAAGATGGTGACGTTTACCACACATATTGCTTGAATTACACGAATGCCTTGACGTATTTGGAACGTTTGCGGAGAAACGACGACTTCAACGAATTTGAGAAG GCATGTTGTCAAGATCCACGGTGCCAGCGATTGAAACTGACAGATCTTCTGGTGGCGCCATTACAGCATTGTACGAAACTACCTCTGTTGCTTAGCAATATTCGGAAATATACAGGCGCGGAGGATGAAGTGGAGAAATTAACAGAGTCTATAGCAAGAGTGGAAACGTCACTGC aaaaGATGGAGGACAAGATGAAATGGGCGAAAAATTACGAGAGAGTTCAGGAAATCGCCCGGCAGTTGTCATGGCCGCCGGTCACTGACCTGGATCCGAGAGTATTCATTCCAGAG TACCTAAGGTCTACGTTATCAAAACAACCTTGTGAACGCCTCCTGGCGGCTTGTGTAGACCGACAGCTTCTTCGTGAAGGGCAGCTAGCTTTAATAG AATCTACGAAGATGATTGACGTGTACCTATTTTTGTTTGATGATATTTTATTACTTACTCGGCTGAAAAAGTCTGCCAAAAAA AAACAGCAGGCATCTGGGGGTGATTCCAAGGCCCCGAGCTCAGGGGATAAATGTCTTTACACGGTGTACAAACAACCCATTTCCCTGGATCGGATCTGTGTACACGACATCCCACCAACAGAGGTCGTGG
- the LOC125654600 gene encoding uncharacterized protein LOC125654600 isoform X4: MFKWVQVVNAKAKSKIWKSKALNKRDEQRECGKRETDVKNEQTTDQDKPPPVPPRRSRSNKKFLSNSWSHNAQREWKGNPENCEGVPNTSVGQTRTEWGSPQFTRVSNPDESLVTDTHEQCNLDLAIGQLQVNVTDTSPRVKPRLMTSRSSSSLINPRDCATENFHEFRRRLSAKTDVINRGDFYSGLTSTNSDKNLNSIPNTSDLPDLRRSPNSWPRLLMNPVESTEADEICDHVNSLDAAKNDKSVARSKSLNDTVSREQSQIRGYRPHSFNGLRDRGLLTDTGTIDSAPARMDTSTVMRPPKFEKRFYKTLNSAVDISRENNLQTDSELRAVYGGMLDFETGSVNILPSPRVSPDIFHDIPGFAVTSESDDNSDLGDSLTSGPLLHLQKGQQFLAVPRKSHRGRMRHTSASASCSEESDNEPSPPLSRRGRRAAIVDTKNVGDVSPTNLSPEGSPSNSCDEGEPRSFNGRPARHRSSLETDMYTHPGDLLVTDHHRKLLKRNTISEFPPNRSYSALTTQNDDSKKGRQSSFSLLKLMRSRSKEAVAKLEDVLTNMKPSEFKDNHLLAYKTLHWSELIANTDTHSDKTSEPPLLTDVERKRREAVWELFQSECVFLVNHLMVLKHCFMEPLKKCQVEGHLMYAEPEDLFGNLDELCYVSYTFCKDFIATLVKAMSSTEFGSTTALLKAFDRFSSHSKDGDVYHTYCLNYTNALTYLERLRRNDDFNEFEKACCQDPRCQRLKLTDLLVAPLQHCTKLPLLLSNIRKYTGAEDEVEKLTESIARVETSLQKMEDKMKWAKNYERVQEIARQLSWPPVTDLDPRVFIPEYLRSTLSKQPCERLLAACVDRQLLREGQLALIESTKMIDVYLFLFDDILLLTRLKKSAKKKQQASGGDSKAPSSGDKCLYTVYKQPISLDRICVHDIPPTEVVANGIKSAFVLVQISRYQQIIGVFTLQCTNDAAKLKWIDKIREAKDGLEEVVTRRRTNDSGNRSKT, encoded by the exons AGAGAGATGAACAGAGGGAGTGTGGAAAGAGAGAAACAGATGTCAAGAACGAACAGACGACAGACCAAGACAAACCGCCTCCAGTTCCTCctcgaaggtcaaggtcaaataaaaaatttctTAGCAACAGTTGGTCCCATAATGCGCAACGAGAATGGAAAGGAAATCCGGAAAATTGCGAAGGTGTTCCGAACACGAGTGTGGGGCAAACCCGAACGGAGTGGGGCTCCCCTCAGTTTACACGGGTTTCTAATCCCGATGAGAGTTTGGTTACCGATACGCACGAACAATGTAATCTTGACCTTGCCATTGGTCAACTTCAGGTCAATGTGACAGACACTAGTCCACGTGTGAAACCCCGCCTTATGACCTCGAGGTCATCGAGTTCACTAATCAACCCGAGAGACTGTGCTACCGAGAACTTTCACGAGTTTCGAAGACGGCTGTCTGCCAAGACTGACGTTATAAATAGAGGGGACTTTTATTCCGGACTAACATCAACgaattctgataaaaatttaaattcaattccAAATACCTCAGATTTGCCAGATCTCCGACGGTCCCCGAACTCTTGGCCTCGTCTTCTAATGAACCCAGTGGAAAGTACAGAAGCCGATGAAATTTGCGATCATGTGAATTCCTTGGACGCTGCAAAAAATGACAAAAGTGTGGCGAGATCCAAAAGTTTGAATGACACAGTGTCACGAGAACAAAGTCAGATTCGCGGCTACAGACCGCATTCATTTAACGGACTACGTGATAGAGGACTGTTGACAGATACAGGCACTATTGATTCTGCTCCAGCGCGGATGGATACCTCGACAGTAATGAGACCTCCGAAATTTGAGAAAAGATTTTACAAAACCTTGAACAG tgctGTTGATATTTCGCGCGAAAACAATTTGCAGACGGATTCCGAGTTGCGCGCGGTGTATGGCGGGATGCTGGACTTTGAGACCGGCTCTGTCAACATTCTACCATCTCCTCGTGTGTCACCCGACATATTCCATGACATTCCAGGATTTGCCGTGACGTCAGAATCGGATGATAACTCGG ATCTAGGCGATTCCCTGACCAGTGGTCCCCTGTTACACTTACAGAAAGGACAACAATTCCTCGCCGTGCCCAGAAAA TCACACAGAGGGAGAATGCGGCATACTTCAGCAAGTGCGAGCTGTTCCGAGGAGAGTGATAATGAACCCTCCCCGCCATTATCACGTAGAGGTCGAAGGGCGGCGATCGTGGATACAAAG AATGTTGGCGATGTATCTCCGACAAATCTCTCACCAGAAGGTTCCCCGTCGAATTCGTGTGATGAAGGCGAACCGCGCAG CTTTAACGGTCGACCTGCTCGTCATCGTTCTTCGTTGGAGACAGATATGTACACACATCCGGGTGATTTATTAGTCACAgatcatcaccggaagttacttAAAAGAAACACCATCTCCGAATTTCCTCCCAACCGCAGTTACTCCGCACTTACCACTCAAAATGATG atTCGAAAAAAGGGCGTCAATCTTCGTTTTCTCTCCTCAAACTT ATGCGCTCTCGGAGTAAAGAGGCTGTTGCGAAGCTTGAAGACGTTCTGACCAATATGAAGCCCAGCGAGTTTAAGGACAACCACCTCCTGGCCTATAAA ACATTGCATTGGTCTGAGCTGATAGCTAACACCGATACACACAGCGACAAGACAAGCGAACCGCCACTCTTAACGGATGTGGAGAGGAAGCGCCGCGAGGCAGTGTGGGAATTATTCCAAAGCGAATGTGTGTTCCTGGTGAACCATTTGATGGTCCTTAAGCAC TGTTTTATGGAGCCGCTAAAAAAGTGTCAGGTGGAAGGGCATTTAATGTACGCCGAGCCCGAAGATTTGTTTGGTAACCTGGATGAATTGTGCTAT GTTAGTTATACATTTTGTAAAGACTTCATTGCAACTTTGGTCAAGGCTATGAGTTCTACAGAATTCGGTAGTACCACTGCCCTCCTAAAGGCCTTTGATAGG TTCTCTTCACATTCCAAAGATGGTGACGTTTACCACACATATTGCTTGAATTACACGAATGCCTTGACGTATTTGGAACGTTTGCGGAGAAACGACGACTTCAACGAATTTGAGAAG GCATGTTGTCAAGATCCACGGTGCCAGCGATTGAAACTGACAGATCTTCTGGTGGCGCCATTACAGCATTGTACGAAACTACCTCTGTTGCTTAGCAATATTCGGAAATATACAGGCGCGGAGGATGAAGTGGAGAAATTAACAGAGTCTATAGCAAGAGTGGAAACGTCACTGC aaaaGATGGAGGACAAGATGAAATGGGCGAAAAATTACGAGAGAGTTCAGGAAATCGCCCGGCAGTTGTCATGGCCGCCGGTCACTGACCTGGATCCGAGAGTATTCATTCCAGAG TACCTAAGGTCTACGTTATCAAAACAACCTTGTGAACGCCTCCTGGCGGCTTGTGTAGACCGACAGCTTCTTCGTGAAGGGCAGCTAGCTTTAATAG AATCTACGAAGATGATTGACGTGTACCTATTTTTGTTTGATGATATTTTATTACTTACTCGGCTGAAAAAGTCTGCCAAAAAA AAACAGCAGGCATCTGGGGGTGATTCCAAGGCCCCGAGCTCAGGGGATAAATGTCTTTACACGGTGTACAAACAACCCATTTCCCTGGATCGGATCTGTGTACACGACATCCCACCAACAGAGGTCGTGG